The following coding sequences are from one Natrarchaeobaculum sulfurireducens window:
- a CDS encoding extracellular solute-binding protein, which yields MTGNQSKTGGHYTRRNFVLAGTAAGTAALAGCFGDDDGTQGGSGGGDDAEGDTEVDDDVINVWHAMGGASGDLLDEMVERYDGAETQSEYQGSYEDILNSLFASIEAGQSPDVVMIDSLHNQQVLDAGASQSAEALLPGDYPIDNLVPAVQDFFRVDGELHSMPFNNSNAILYYNKSAYEEAGLDPESPPETIQEVREHCEALVDSGATNYGISWPNHVWFIETFYSLANELILDNENGHDGAPTTMYAETAFAEDLWTWWRDLYQDDLYLNPGIEAWDESRNAFLTEQVGIMLDSTAAVESTASGAEGDVDADDIDEDDVDGFELGTGFYPSPTDDWTGVVIGGASLWVSSEVSSEHEEHVGQLLADLGSVESQIEWHQGSGYYPIREEAIDQLEEEGWFDEQPHYATAFDQLLATETTPATRRMLVGPAREVQLTIQETSQDIFSGSVSVDEGLANMKESVEEELERYARVADN from the coding sequence ATGACTGGAAATCAGTCGAAAACAGGTGGGCATTACACGAGACGTAACTTCGTGCTTGCGGGGACAGCGGCTGGTACTGCAGCGTTGGCAGGGTGTTTTGGCGATGACGATGGAACGCAAGGTGGCAGTGGCGGCGGTGACGACGCTGAAGGCGACACTGAAGTCGACGACGACGTCATCAACGTCTGGCACGCGATGGGCGGCGCCAGCGGAGACCTGCTCGACGAGATGGTCGAGCGGTACGACGGCGCGGAGACCCAGTCGGAGTACCAGGGGAGCTACGAGGACATCCTGAACAGTCTCTTCGCCTCCATTGAGGCCGGCCAGTCCCCGGACGTCGTAATGATCGACAGCCTGCACAACCAGCAGGTGCTCGACGCTGGAGCCTCTCAGTCGGCTGAGGCGTTGCTTCCCGGCGATTACCCGATCGACAACCTCGTTCCCGCCGTTCAGGACTTCTTCCGGGTCGACGGTGAACTTCACTCGATGCCGTTCAACAACTCCAATGCGATCCTCTACTACAACAAGAGCGCGTACGAGGAGGCGGGGCTCGATCCCGAGTCGCCGCCGGAGACGATCCAGGAGGTCCGCGAACACTGTGAGGCGCTGGTCGACTCGGGGGCGACCAACTACGGGATCTCCTGGCCAAACCACGTCTGGTTCATCGAGACCTTCTACTCGCTTGCGAACGAACTCATCCTCGATAACGAGAACGGCCACGATGGCGCGCCGACGACGATGTACGCCGAGACCGCGTTCGCCGAGGACCTCTGGACCTGGTGGCGCGACCTTTATCAGGACGACCTCTACCTCAATCCGGGGATCGAGGCCTGGGACGAAAGCCGAAATGCCTTCTTGACGGAGCAAGTCGGGATCATGCTCGACTCAACCGCAGCAGTGGAGTCGACCGCCAGTGGCGCGGAAGGCGACGTTGACGCCGATGACATCGACGAGGATGACGTCGACGGCTTCGAACTCGGCACCGGTTTCTACCCGTCACCGACCGACGACTGGACTGGGGTCGTCATCGGCGGTGCGTCGCTGTGGGTCAGCTCCGAGGTGAGCAGCGAACACGAAGAACACGTCGGCCAGTTACTCGCCGATCTCGGCTCCGTCGAGAGCCAGATCGAGTGGCATCAGGGTAGCGGCTACTACCCAATCCGTGAGGAGGCTATCGACCAGCTTGAGGAGGAGGGCTGGTTCGACGAACAACCCCACTACGCGACGGCGTTCGATCAGCTACTCGCAACCGAAACGACTCCGGCGACCCGCCGGATGCTCGTCGGCCCCGCCCGCGAGGTCCAGCTGACGATCCAGGAAACCTCTCAGGACATCTTCTCGGGTAGCGTCAGCGTCGACGAGGGACTGGCGAACATGAAAGAATCCGTCGAAGAGGAGCTCGAGCGATACGCTCGGGTCGCCGACAACTAA
- a CDS encoding carbohydrate ABC transporter permease: MTREIYDRSWLAYLLLVPTLVVSAVFLYYPAFQAVHLSLYETLQFGTQRLWTGLGNYSYLLTSSDFHASIGVTIAFSAIVIVGVMAISLLISYLIYEVSVGQSSYLIAAIWPYALPPAVAGIVFFYIIHPSLGVLTQPIQAVFGVNVDWFTRGGQAFVVVVTAVIWKQIGYNVIFMIAALNNVPDALGEVADLDGVGPLERLRRIYVPLISPTLLFLVVMNTIYAFFHTFAFIDILTQGGPGGATNILIYDLYRNAFEFNNHGLASAQSVILFLIVGGLMYAQLRLSDRYTHYG, from the coding sequence ATGACTCGAGAAATATACGACCGATCGTGGCTCGCCTACCTCCTGTTGGTGCCGACGCTCGTCGTCTCGGCCGTCTTCCTCTACTATCCGGCCTTTCAGGCCGTTCACTTGAGCCTCTACGAGACGCTCCAGTTTGGCACCCAGCGGCTCTGGACCGGTCTCGGTAACTACAGTTATCTGCTCACCTCGAGTGACTTTCACGCGAGCATCGGCGTGACGATCGCCTTCTCGGCGATCGTGATCGTCGGCGTGATGGCCATCTCGCTTCTGATTTCGTATCTGATCTACGAGGTGAGTGTCGGACAGTCGTCATATCTGATCGCGGCGATCTGGCCGTACGCGTTGCCACCGGCAGTCGCGGGAATCGTCTTCTTCTATATCATTCACCCGAGCCTCGGCGTGCTCACCCAGCCGATTCAGGCCGTTTTCGGCGTCAACGTCGACTGGTTCACCCGGGGTGGCCAGGCGTTCGTCGTCGTCGTCACTGCCGTCATCTGGAAACAGATCGGCTACAACGTCATCTTCATGATCGCCGCGTTGAACAACGTGCCTGACGCCCTCGGCGAGGTCGCCGACCTCGACGGCGTTGGGCCGCTCGAGCGGCTTCGGCGGATCTACGTCCCGCTGATCTCGCCAACCTTGCTCTTTCTGGTCGTGATGAACACGATCTACGCGTTCTTCCACACGTTCGCGTTCATCGACATCCTCACCCAGGGCGGTCCCGGTGGTGCGACTAATATTCTGATTTACGACCTGTATCGCAACGCATTCGAGTTCAACAACCACGGACTGGCGTCGGCACAGTCGGTCATCCTGTTCCTGATCGTCGGCGGGCTGATGTACGCCCAGCTTCGGCTCTCCGATCGGTACACGCACTATGGGTGA
- a CDS encoding carbohydrate ABC transporter permease, whose translation MLAHATLVVSVVLMALPILIAALVSTQQQGLIGGFSDLAPGGHAIENYRTVMTDYNFGVYLLNSFIMSIVIVVGKLVISLLAALAIVYYRFPFKNLMFMLILFTLMLPVPVRFVPLFNIVTDLGWYNSMLALTIPYLASATTVFLLRQHFLSIPESIVDQAKLDGIGPLKFLVYVLIPMSKGMLAGVSVIMFIYAWNQYLWPLIIVDSQAQQVTQVGITLLQGDVQGGELQWSIVMAGAILTLVPPLLALLAFRKPLLETFAVQQK comes from the coding sequence CTGCTAGCTCACGCGACGCTCGTGGTGTCGGTGGTATTGATGGCGCTTCCGATTCTGATCGCTGCGCTCGTCAGCACGCAACAGCAGGGTCTGATCGGAGGATTCAGCGATCTCGCCCCCGGCGGCCACGCGATCGAAAACTATCGAACGGTGATGACCGACTACAACTTTGGCGTCTACCTGCTGAACTCGTTTATCATGTCGATCGTCATTGTCGTTGGGAAACTGGTAATCTCGCTTCTGGCGGCGCTGGCGATCGTCTACTACCGCTTCCCGTTCAAGAACCTGATGTTCATGCTGATCCTCTTTACGCTGATGCTGCCGGTGCCGGTCCGGTTCGTGCCGCTTTTCAACATCGTCACGGACCTGGGCTGGTACAACAGCATGCTTGCGCTCACGATTCCATATCTCGCGAGCGCAACCACCGTCTTCTTGCTCCGACAGCATTTCCTCTCGATCCCCGAATCGATCGTCGACCAGGCGAAACTCGACGGCATCGGGCCGCTAAAATTCCTCGTCTACGTGCTGATCCCGATGTCGAAAGGGATGCTTGCCGGTGTCTCGGTCATCATGTTCATCTACGCCTGGAACCAGTACCTCTGGCCGTTGATCATCGTCGACTCGCAGGCTCAGCAAGTCACCCAGGTCGGGATCACCCTCCTGCAAGGTGACGTTCAGGGCGGCGAACTGCAGTGGTCGATCGTGATGGCCGGAGCGATTCTCACGCTGGTCCCCCCGCTGCTCGCGCTACTCGCGTTCCGAAAACCGCTCCTCGAGACGTTCGCCGTCCAACAGAAGTGA
- a CDS encoding ABC transporter ATP-binding protein → MTELTLDTVTKRFDDVTAVNEIDLAVEDGEFLVLVGPSGCGKSTTLRMLAGLESVTDGRILVGDDDVTHAEPKDRNVAMVFQNYALYPHMSAKRNMTFGMKSAGEYTDDEIEDRVAEAAAILDIEDLLERKPKALSGGERQRVAIGRALVRDPDYLLMDEPLSNLDAKLRIQMRAELAQLHEELETTTVYVTHDQTEAMTLGDRVAVMNDGQIQQIAEPQRLYDYPTNRFVAEFIGSPAMNTLELSFDRSGSHSHITGQDVALALEDDAKLDGYDDGTVVLGVRPEDLVPCPNGEASDTDLTATVVTTESLGSSTIVHATVAGQPLVIEAPARAEYRPGDRVDVTCEEDRLHLFDPDGGDSIYNSDRSDADEYARVSTNAD, encoded by the coding sequence ATGACAGAACTCACACTCGACACCGTCACGAAACGATTCGACGACGTAACGGCAGTGAACGAGATCGACCTGGCCGTCGAAGACGGCGAGTTTCTCGTCCTGGTCGGCCCCTCCGGCTGTGGGAAGTCGACGACGCTCCGAATGCTCGCCGGCCTCGAGAGTGTCACCGACGGTCGGATTCTGGTCGGTGACGACGACGTCACCCACGCGGAGCCGAAAGACCGCAACGTCGCGATGGTGTTCCAGAACTACGCGCTCTACCCACACATGTCTGCAAAACGGAACATGACGTTCGGCATGAAATCGGCGGGTGAGTACACCGACGACGAGATCGAAGACCGTGTCGCCGAAGCCGCTGCCATACTCGACATTGAGGACCTCCTCGAGCGTAAACCGAAGGCACTCTCAGGCGGGGAGCGCCAGCGCGTAGCCATCGGCCGTGCGCTCGTTCGCGACCCCGACTATCTGTTGATGGACGAACCGTTATCGAACCTAGATGCAAAGTTACGGATCCAGATGCGGGCCGAACTTGCACAGCTCCACGAGGAACTCGAGACGACGACGGTCTACGTCACGCACGACCAGACCGAAGCGATGACGTTAGGTGACCGTGTCGCCGTCATGAACGACGGCCAGATCCAGCAGATCGCCGAGCCACAGCGACTGTACGACTATCCCACGAACCGGTTCGTCGCCGAATTCATCGGTTCCCCAGCGATGAATACCCTCGAGCTCTCTTTCGATCGTTCGGGATCACACTCCCATATTACTGGCCAAGACGTTGCACTGGCGCTTGAGGACGATGCTAAACTGGACGGCTACGACGACGGCACCGTCGTCCTCGGAGTCCGTCCGGAAGACCTCGTGCCCTGTCCCAACGGCGAAGCGAGCGATACTGACCTCACGGCTACCGTCGTGACCACCGAGTCCCTCGGCAGCAGCACGATCGTTCACGCGACTGTCGCCGGACAGCCGCTGGTAATCGAGGCGCCGGCTCGCGCCGAGTACCGACCTGGTGACCGCGTCGACGTCACCTGTGAGGAGGACCGGCTCCACCTATTCGATCCAGATGGCGGAGACAGCATCTACAATTCGGATCGCTCCGATGCGGACGAATACGCTCGTGTGTCGACGAACGCGGACTAA
- a CDS encoding DUF7260 family protein — protein MDEPSPLRRIDDARRAIEREREILQAEINAFGRFACDLRTVEASDVRAVGGGTAGAQPAGAHATSVQSVGPAHATVGITGSVAKVRSLFAETVMATPHYDDVYGEHWTEHLRGEFNQDLAAALEHQTTLSPEVKQALLEATDQSIASRRRILGSVEREAELVETARRDLKSIHTAVESILAQPLEQLEFNALRLSRARLLELEAACDELVAVRQPQISGRRDLTMAGIGAFEQYLYDDCAHTYPVLSAVADLGERIDRERRALERSLASVR, from the coding sequence ATGGACGAGCCGTCACCACTGCGGAGGATCGACGACGCCCGGCGAGCGATCGAGCGCGAACGCGAGATTCTGCAGGCTGAGATCAACGCGTTCGGACGGTTTGCTTGCGACCTCCGAACGGTCGAGGCAAGCGACGTCCGGGCAGTCGGTGGAGGGACTGCCGGAGCGCAACCAGCCGGTGCACACGCCACCAGTGTACAATCGGTCGGACCGGCGCACGCCACCGTCGGGATCACGGGCTCGGTCGCCAAAGTTCGGTCGCTCTTCGCCGAGACCGTCATGGCCACGCCTCACTACGACGACGTCTACGGCGAACACTGGACCGAACACCTGCGAGGTGAGTTCAATCAGGACCTCGCGGCCGCCCTCGAACACCAGACGACGCTCTCGCCGGAGGTGAAACAGGCGTTGCTCGAGGCGACCGACCAGTCGATCGCCTCGAGACGACGGATCCTCGGCTCCGTCGAACGCGAGGCCGAACTGGTCGAGACCGCGCGCCGAGACCTGAAGTCGATCCACACGGCGGTCGAGTCGATTCTCGCACAACCGCTCGAGCAGCTGGAGTTCAACGCGTTGCGCCTGTCGCGGGCCAGGCTCCTCGAACTCGAGGCCGCCTGTGATGAGCTCGTCGCCGTCCGTCAGCCACAGATCAGCGGTCGGCGCGACCTGACGATGGCCGGTATCGGCGCCTTCGAGCAGTACCTCTACGACGACTGCGCGCACACCTACCCGGTGCTTTCGGCCGTCGCCGACCTCGGCGAGCGAATCGACCGCGAACGTCGGGCGCTCGAGCGCTCGCTAGCGAGTGTTCGGTAG
- a CDS encoding DUF7511 domain-containing protein produces the protein MTGATREYDDRSLASTLDVDDPSSPGQPLEAIVVRYQDGPDRCTITPKDCSDAERLTTWLSADLDLLVDVTDAR, from the coding sequence ATGACCGGAGCAACCAGAGAATACGACGACCGATCGCTCGCCAGTACGCTAGACGTCGATGACCCCTCGTCGCCAGGTCAGCCGCTCGAGGCGATCGTCGTTCGGTATCAGGACGGTCCGGACCGCTGTACGATCACGCCTAAAGACTGCTCCGACGCCGAGCGGTTGACCACCTGGCTCTCTGCGGATCTAGATCTGCTCGTCGACGTGACCGACGCCCGGTAG
- a CDS encoding phosphate uptake regulator PhoU has protein sequence METRKVQVTGGSTYTVSLPKTWATENDVSNGDTVELYAEDDTLLVTPKSDEDRQEGTLEISSLDGTELIRAVLTMYVSGFDVIHLEAGRITTDQRRAIRNAVKGLIGVEVVEEQSDSVVVQDLLDSSELSIVNAVTRMRLITTAMLEDSVTALVENDDDIAHDVIERDDDVDRLWLVVSRIFRATLRSPRAAEALGVSREDCFDYHSSARQLERIGDHAVKISRLALKLGDVPDDVAEALRDLHADAEDVVEKSMDALFAEDSTGAAELGHDALESVLEIDDHARRIDDLLRELDSVQAQSLGVILDSLTRSADYGGNVAETALQKAAPSP, from the coding sequence ATGGAAACGCGGAAAGTCCAGGTGACCGGTGGCTCGACGTACACCGTCTCGCTTCCGAAGACGTGGGCTACGGAGAACGACGTCAGTAACGGCGATACTGTCGAGTTGTACGCCGAGGACGATACGCTCCTAGTGACGCCGAAAAGCGACGAGGATCGACAGGAGGGGACACTCGAGATCTCGTCGCTCGACGGCACCGAGTTGATTCGAGCCGTCCTGACCATGTACGTCAGTGGGTTCGACGTCATCCATCTCGAGGCAGGCCGGATCACGACCGACCAACGTCGAGCGATCAGGAACGCGGTCAAAGGGCTAATCGGCGTCGAAGTCGTCGAAGAACAGTCGGACTCCGTCGTCGTTCAGGACCTACTCGACTCCTCGGAGCTCTCGATCGTCAACGCAGTCACACGGATGCGCCTCATCACGACGGCGATGCTCGAGGATTCGGTGACAGCTCTCGTCGAGAACGACGACGACATCGCCCACGACGTCATCGAGCGCGACGACGACGTCGATCGGCTCTGGCTCGTCGTCTCCCGAATCTTTCGGGCGACGCTTCGATCACCCCGGGCCGCTGAAGCGCTCGGCGTCTCACGGGAGGACTGTTTCGACTACCACTCGAGTGCCCGACAGCTCGAACGCATCGGCGACCACGCGGTCAAGATCAGCCGACTCGCGCTGAAACTGGGGGACGTCCCGGACGACGTGGCCGAGGCCCTCCGTGACCTCCACGCGGACGCCGAAGACGTCGTTGAGAAATCGATGGACGCGCTGTTCGCCGAAGACAGCACCGGTGCCGCCGAACTCGGACACGACGCCCTCGAGTCAGTGCTCGAGATCGACGATCACGCGCGTCGGATCGACGATCTGCTGCGGGAACTCGATTCGGTCCAGGCACAGTCGCTCGGGGTGATCCTCGACTCGCTCACCCGCAGCGCCGACTACGGCGGGAACGTCGCGGAAACCGCATTGCAGAAGGCTGCACCGAGTCCGTAG
- a CDS encoding PstS family phosphate ABC transporter substrate-binding protein, with translation MAPSHNKRGSGITRRTAIATIGGVGALSLAGCTGGGDEDGLSGTIPASGSNTVAPITQVAAEDFEAEYPNAQVNVEPEGTGAGFQEFCQANSAFQSASREITDEEIDLCGENNVEYTHYTVGQDTLAVGVHEDNDWCDEITLDELNQIWEFESDVEQWSDVRDEWPDEDIALHARDSASGTFDYFTENINGEMGNIRDDYSATSQTDEIWDAVEDNEYAMGWGGVGHLRSLQEQGGTLQTVNVESDMDGDFYPPEEQYIEGGEYSPLARPLFFYFNHAELEENPDLIASFARFYINNQHEFAQEVDFYMATDEDLVANHDQLDSVLEEIGENPDDVTVERQDP, from the coding sequence ATGGCACCCAGCCACAACAAGCGGGGAAGCGGGATCACCCGACGAACAGCGATCGCGACTATCGGGGGCGTCGGTGCACTGAGTCTGGCGGGCTGTACGGGCGGTGGCGATGAAGACGGGCTCTCGGGGACGATCCCGGCCTCGGGATCGAACACCGTCGCACCGATCACGCAGGTCGCGGCGGAAGACTTCGAGGCGGAGTACCCGAACGCACAGGTGAACGTCGAGCCCGAGGGGACCGGGGCTGGCTTCCAGGAGTTTTGCCAGGCGAACTCCGCGTTCCAGAGCGCGAGCCGTGAGATCACCGACGAAGAGATCGACCTCTGTGGCGAGAACAACGTCGAGTACACTCACTACACCGTCGGTCAGGACACCCTCGCCGTGGGCGTCCACGAGGACAACGACTGGTGTGACGAAATCACGCTCGATGAACTCAACCAGATCTGGGAGTTCGAATCCGACGTCGAGCAGTGGAGCGACGTCCGCGACGAGTGGCCGGACGAGGACATCGCGCTGCACGCACGAGACTCCGCCTCGGGGACGTTCGATTACTTCACCGAAAACATCAACGGCGAGATGGGCAACATCCGCGACGACTACTCCGCGACGAGCCAGACCGACGAGATCTGGGACGCCGTCGAGGACAACGAGTACGCGATGGGCTGGGGTGGCGTTGGCCACCTCCGCAGCCTCCAGGAGCAGGGTGGCACGCTTCAGACGGTCAACGTCGAGAGCGACATGGACGGCGACTTCTACCCGCCAGAAGAGCAGTACATCGAGGGTGGGGAGTACTCCCCGCTCGCCCGGCCGCTCTTTTTCTACTTCAACCACGCCGAACTCGAGGAGAACCCCGACCTGATCGCCTCGTTCGCGCGCTTCTACATCAACAACCAACACGAGTTCGCCCAGGAGGTCGACTTCTACATGGCAACCGACGAAGACCTCGTCGCCAATCACGACCAGCTCGACAGCGTACTCGAGGAGATCGGCGAGAATCCCGACGACGTCACGGTCGAACGACAGGACCCCTAG
- the pstC gene encoding phosphate ABC transporter permease subunit PstC: MSTETQSGPEISGDDSLEAAHEKNRRVRRALFGCAAITVVTTLAIFLVLFDNAASYFFGARISEVLFDGDSFARTITFTEFFTGTRWAPDHSTPAHGVLPIVWGTLAITIGAAFVSIPIGTATALYLSEYASTATRNRLKPVLEVLAGIPTIVYGYFAVSFLTPVIVGGIASNVVNPAGAWLDSIAFLAPGLLEPAADAMMSVSVGRYSLLAGVLVVGTMTIPMVSSISEDAMQAVPDDLRNGAYALGATKYQVSLRIVLPAAVSGIFASYILAVSRAIGETMAVTLAAGFNANLTANPFAEIMTMTAYLVSMARGTSAVGTVEYQSLFAVGLLLFLMTLSMNLLNDWMKRRFQEEYR; this comes from the coding sequence ATGAGTACAGAGACACAATCGGGACCGGAAATTTCCGGCGACGACAGCCTCGAGGCCGCCCACGAGAAGAACCGACGCGTCAGACGGGCGCTGTTCGGCTGTGCGGCGATCACCGTCGTGACGACGCTCGCCATCTTCCTGGTCCTGTTCGACAACGCCGCCAGTTACTTCTTCGGCGCACGGATCAGCGAGGTACTGTTCGACGGCGACTCGTTCGCCCGGACGATCACATTCACCGAGTTCTTCACCGGCACCCGGTGGGCGCCCGATCACTCGACGCCCGCCCACGGCGTCCTCCCGATCGTCTGGGGGACGCTCGCGATCACGATCGGTGCCGCGTTCGTCTCGATCCCGATCGGGACCGCGACGGCGCTGTATCTCTCGGAGTACGCGTCGACGGCGACCCGAAACAGGCTCAAACCGGTGCTCGAGGTGCTCGCTGGCATCCCGACCATCGTCTACGGCTACTTCGCCGTCTCCTTTCTCACCCCGGTCATCGTGGGTGGGATCGCCTCGAACGTCGTCAATCCGGCCGGCGCGTGGCTCGACTCGATCGCGTTCCTCGCGCCGGGGCTCCTCGAGCCGGCGGCGGACGCGATGATGAGCGTTAGCGTCGGGCGCTACAGCCTGCTCGCTGGCGTACTCGTCGTCGGCACGATGACGATCCCGATGGTTTCCTCGATCAGCGAGGACGCGATGCAGGCGGTGCCAGACGACCTCCGTAACGGGGCCTACGCCCTCGGCGCGACGAAGTATCAGGTCTCACTTCGGATCGTCCTGCCGGCTGCGGTGTCGGGCATCTTTGCCTCCTACATCCTCGCGGTCTCGCGGGCGATCGGCGAGACGATGGCCGTCACCCTCGCCGCGGGGTTCAACGCCAACCTCACCGCGAACCCGTTCGCCGAGATCATGACGATGACCGCCTACCTGGTCTCGATGGCTCGTGGCACCTCTGCGGTGGGAACCGTCGAGTACCAGAGCCTGTTCGCGGTCGGCCTGCTGTTGTTCCTGATGACGCTCTCGATGAACCTGCTGAACGACTGGATGAAACGCCGATTCCAGGAGGAGTACCGATGA
- the pstA gene encoding phosphate ABC transporter permease PstA translates to MSTKRETEFLADVDLSREKLINRLFYGLLVIASLFGLVMLVLLIADVIWESVQALTNFDIDIGHFLTGTSSSRAEQAGFGASIVASIWLMALTAVLAFVIAVGCALYLVEYAPENRTTRLIEANLANLAGVPSIVYGLLVLALIVNDAGLGSVILAGAIALALLVVPIIIVASIEAIRAVPSSVRDGSYAMGATKWQTVRRVVLPQAMPGILTGTILALARAIGETAPLIMVGTMLHATRYPDGPFASFSAMPTQIYSWTYQADRMFNGLAALGIVVLLTFLVAMYLLAGYLRKRYEADGGSITNV, encoded by the coding sequence ATGAGCACGAAACGCGAGACGGAGTTCCTCGCCGACGTCGACCTCAGCCGGGAGAAGCTGATCAACCGGCTCTTCTACGGCCTGCTCGTGATCGCGTCGCTGTTCGGGCTGGTCATGCTGGTGTTACTGATCGCCGACGTCATCTGGGAGTCCGTTCAGGCGTTGACGAACTTCGACATCGACATCGGACACTTCCTGACCGGCACGTCGTCGTCACGGGCCGAACAGGCCGGCTTCGGTGCATCGATCGTCGCCTCGATCTGGCTGATGGCGCTGACGGCCGTCCTCGCGTTCGTCATCGCCGTCGGCTGTGCGCTCTACCTCGTCGAGTACGCTCCAGAAAACCGGACGACTCGGTTGATCGAGGCCAACCTCGCGAACCTCGCGGGCGTCCCCTCGATCGTCTACGGGCTGCTCGTCCTCGCGCTGATCGTCAACGATGCCGGTCTGGGGTCGGTCATCCTCGCCGGCGCGATCGCGCTCGCCTTGCTCGTCGTGCCGATCATCATCGTTGCCTCGATCGAGGCGATTCGGGCGGTCCCCTCGAGCGTCCGCGACGGCTCGTACGCCATGGGCGCGACGAAGTGGCAGACCGTCCGCCGGGTCGTCCTCCCGCAGGCGATGCCCGGCATCCTGACCGGGACGATCCTCGCGCTCGCCCGAGCGATCGGCGAGACGGCACCGCTGATCATGGTCGGAACGATGCTGCACGCCACCCGGTATCCGGACGGGCCGTTCGCGTCGTTCAGCGCGATGCCGACACAGATCTACAGCTGGACCTACCAGGCGGATCGGATGTTCAACGGGCTGGCGGCGCTGGGTATCGTCGTCTTGCTCACCTTCCTGGTGGCGATGTACCTGCTCGCGGGCTACCTGCGGAAACGATACGAAGCGGACGGAGGATCGATCACCAATGTCTAG
- the pstB gene encoding phosphate ABC transporter ATP-binding protein PstB — MSSHSSSTPTTDESTDRTTGASDDAIIQTEIDVDDNSRPTDDAETIVRAERLNVYYNDDRALDDVTIEIPENRVTAMIGPSGCGKSTFLRSINRMNDRIPAASVDGELYFREKNVYDEDVDPVALRRKIGQVFQSPNPFPKSIYDNVAYGLRVQGKADEVDLDAAVERALRGAALWDEVKDQLDESGLDLSGGQQQRLCIARAIAPDPEVILMDEPTSALDPVAASKIEDLIDELVEEYTVIIVTHNMQQAARISDRTAVFLTGGELVEFDETATIFENPADDRVEDYITGKFG, encoded by the coding sequence ATGTCTAGTCACTCCTCGAGTACACCGACGACGGACGAATCGACCGACAGAACGACCGGGGCGTCGGACGACGCGATCATCCAGACCGAGATCGACGTCGATGACAACTCGCGACCGACCGACGACGCGGAGACGATCGTTCGCGCAGAGCGGCTGAATGTCTACTACAACGACGACCGGGCGCTCGACGACGTTACGATCGAGATCCCCGAGAACCGCGTCACCGCGATGATCGGTCCCTCGGGCTGTGGGAAATCGACGTTCCTGCGCTCGATCAACCGCATGAACGACCGGATTCCGGCCGCGAGCGTCGACGGCGAGCTCTACTTCCGCGAGAAGAACGTCTACGACGAGGACGTCGATCCCGTCGCTCTGCGTCGGAAGATCGGCCAGGTGTTCCAGTCGCCAAACCCGTTCCCGAAGTCGATCTACGACAACGTCGCCTACGGCCTGCGCGTCCAGGGCAAAGCCGACGAGGTGGACCTCGATGCGGCTGTCGAACGCGCACTTCGCGGTGCGGCCCTCTGGGACGAAGTGAAAGACCAGCTCGACGAGTCGGGGCTCGACCTCTCGGGTGGCCAGCAACAGCGCCTCTGCATTGCGCGGGCGATCGCGCCCGACCCGGAAGTGATCCTGATGGACGAACCGACCTCGGCGCTCGACCCAGTCGCCGCCTCGAAGATCGAGGATCTGATCGACGAACTTGTCGAGGAGTATACGGTCATCATCGTCACCCACAATATGCAGCAGGCCGCCCGTATCTCCGATCGGACGGCGGTCTTTCTCACCGGCGGCGAACTCGTCGAGTTCGACGAGACCGCGACCATCTTCGAGAACCCCGCCGACGACCGCGTCGAGGACTACATCACCGGAAAGTTCGGGTAA